In Kordiimonas pumila, a single genomic region encodes these proteins:
- a CDS encoding heme ABC transporter permease → MHRFANPVAFNRLADRILPWAILLGIFTFATGLYYAFFDSPVDYQQGESVRIMYVHVPAAWMSMAVYAFIAVASFTALVWRHPLALIAGRAAAPIGATFTALALITGSLWGKPMWGTYWSWDGRMTSVLILFFLYLGYMALWEALDDDEKAGRAASILALVGVVNLPIIKFSVEWWNTLHQPASVIRMGGPTIHIDMLIPLLIMGAAYKLYFIVVVLWRMKLEMNRRKIDIMRRNVAGQES, encoded by the coding sequence ATGCATAGATTCGCTAACCCAGTCGCGTTTAACCGCCTCGCAGACAGGATTCTTCCCTGGGCAATTCTGCTTGGAATTTTTACATTTGCGACAGGGCTTTATTATGCTTTTTTCGATAGCCCTGTTGACTACCAGCAGGGCGAAAGTGTGCGCATCATGTATGTCCATGTGCCCGCGGCCTGGATGTCTATGGCGGTTTATGCTTTCATTGCAGTTGCCAGCTTTACCGCCCTTGTGTGGCGTCACCCGCTTGCTTTAATTGCGGGCCGTGCGGCGGCCCCCATAGGCGCAACCTTTACAGCGCTAGCGCTTATTACCGGGTCTCTGTGGGGCAAGCCAATGTGGGGCACATACTGGTCATGGGATGGCCGGATGACATCCGTGCTTATTCTATTTTTCCTGTATCTGGGTTATATGGCCTTGTGGGAAGCGCTTGATGACGACGAAAAAGCCGGGCGGGCAGCTTCTATTTTGGCGCTTGTGGGTGTTGTTAACTTGCCGATTATTAAATTTTCGGTCGAATGGTGGAATACCCTGCACCAGCCCGCCAGTGTTATACGCATGGGGGGGCCAACAATCCACATAGATATGCTGATACCCCTGCTTATTATGGGGGCGGCTTATAAACTCTATTTCATTGTTGTTGTGTTATGGCGCATGAAGCTGGAAATGAACCGCCGTAAAATTGATATTATGCGCCGTAATGTGGCCGGGCAGGAAAGCTGA
- the ccmE gene encoding cytochrome c maturation protein CcmE — MARGMRSRKKQRFIILTTALVVLTAAVLLILKAFGGDSLSHYMQPTEAVAKNLPEGKRFRLGGLVQTGSFKRLEDGLTYSFVVTDCVTDLHVEYHGILPDLFREGQGVVTEGALAAEGLFKADTVLAKHDENYMPPGSAPKNEAACEHPDGGYDKAGYQ; from the coding sequence ATGGCCCGGGGTATGCGGTCTCGCAAAAAGCAGCGGTTTATTATTCTGACAACAGCGCTTGTTGTTTTAACAGCAGCGGTGCTTTTGATCTTAAAGGCGTTTGGCGGCGATAGCCTTAGCCATTATATGCAGCCAACAGAGGCGGTTGCTAAAAACTTGCCAGAGGGCAAACGTTTCAGGCTGGGTGGCTTGGTGCAGACCGGTAGTTTTAAGCGCCTTGAAGATGGGCTTACATACAGCTTTGTGGTTACGGACTGTGTAACAGATTTGCACGTTGAATATCACGGTATCCTGCCCGACCTGTTTCGTGAGGGCCAAGGTGTTGTAACGGAGGGCGCGCTTGCTGCCGAAGGCCTTTTTAAAGCAGATACGGTTCTTGCAAAGCATGATGAAAACTATATGCCGCCAGGCAGTGCGCCTAAAAACGAAGCGGCGTGTGAACACCCTGATGGCGGGTACGATAAGGCAGGTTACCAGTGA
- the ccmB gene encoding heme exporter protein CcmB — MNQPVLTPSMFKVLTTVMARDIRLAWSQGGTGTMVLSFFLIAVCLFPFGVGPEPQILARIAPGILWVMALLACLLSLDRLFQADYEDGSLDDLVTAPTSFGTIVMAKTVAHWVSAVLPLVIASPVLGLVLHLPPEGYGVMIISLLLGTPALSFLGSVGAALTVSVRRGGVLMGLLVLPLYIPTLIFGVGAVDAAIFSGDPLPHLALLLAVSLIAVVIAPIAAAAALRLSLE, encoded by the coding sequence ATGAACCAACCAGTTCTAACACCCAGCATGTTCAAGGTGCTCACAACAGTGATGGCACGCGATATCAGACTTGCATGGTCGCAAGGCGGCACAGGCACCATGGTGCTGTCCTTCTTCCTGATTGCCGTGTGCCTTTTCCCTTTTGGTGTTGGGCCGGAGCCGCAAATTCTTGCCCGTATCGCCCCCGGTATTTTGTGGGTTATGGCTTTGCTGGCCTGCCTGCTTAGCCTCGACCGGTTGTTTCAGGCGGATTATGAAGATGGTAGCCTTGATGATCTGGTAACGGCACCAACATCGTTTGGTACAATTGTTATGGCAAAAACAGTGGCACACTGGGTTTCGGCAGTTTTACCGCTTGTCATTGCATCGCCCGTTTTGGGGCTTGTGCTGCACCTGCCACCCGAAGGTTATGGCGTTATGATTATATCGCTGCTGCTGGGTACGCCGGCGCTAAGCTTTTTGGGAAGTGTTGGTGCGGCCCTTACCGTTTCTGTTCGTCGCGGCGGTGTTTTAATGGGCTTGCTGGTTTTGCCGCTTTACATTCCGACCCTTATTTTTGGTGTGGGCGCGGTTGATGCAGCTATTTTTAGCGGTGACCCGTTGCCGCACTTGGCGCTTCTGCTTGCGGTTAGCCTTATTGCTGTGGTGATAGCACCAATTGCCGCCGCCGCAGCCCTCAGGCTTTCACTGGAATAA
- a CDS encoding DsbE family thiol:disulfide interchange protein, with product MTGISRFIPVAVVIAMIVLFFTMMGGDRNPQEIKSVLIDKPVPSFSLPMLGMDKTITEAVLITGKPVLVNFFASWCAPCRAEHENLMKIGASYGVSIVGIAYKDTPEKAQVFLNELGNPYSLVLMDQDGRAAIDWGVTGVPETFLIDSKGIIHYRHWGPIIGDSLEKRLLPRLQEISG from the coding sequence GTGACCGGGATAAGCCGTTTTATTCCTGTGGCTGTTGTTATTGCCATGATCGTGCTGTTTTTCACCATGATGGGCGGCGATAGAAACCCGCAGGAAATCAAAAGTGTTCTGATCGACAAGCCGGTGCCGTCATTTAGTTTGCCCATGCTTGGTATGGATAAAACCATAACTGAGGCAGTGCTTATTACGGGTAAACCCGTACTGGTGAATTTTTTTGCCAGTTGGTGCGCACCGTGCCGCGCAGAGCATGAAAATTTAATGAAAATAGGGGCTTCTTACGGCGTTTCGATTGTGGGCATTGCCTATAAGGATACACCAGAAAAGGCACAGGTATTTTTGAATGAGCTGGGAAACCCTTACAGCCTTGTATTGATGGACCAAGATGGCCGTGCCGCAATTGATTGGGGCGTAACGGGCGTGCCGGAAACCTTCCTGATTGATAGTAAGGGGATTATTCATTACCGGCACTGGGGCCCTATTATTGGTGATAGTCTGGAGAAGCGTTTACTGCCAAGATTGCAGGAGATCAGCGGATGA
- a CDS encoding heme lyase CcmF/NrfE family subunit produces MIPELGHFALILALMLALVAATVPHIGNHKNSAPLMALADRLAYGQFFLVVLAFLALGYAYITSDFSVVNVATNSHTQKPLLYKISGVWGNHEGSLLLWVLMLTLFAAAVARRGRALPLRFRSRVLAVQSALVVGFLLFILLTSNPFLRLDPAPLEGNGLNPLLQDPGLAFHPPMLYLGYVGLSVAFSFAVAALIEGEVTPLWARWVRPWTLTAWMFLTGGIALGSWWAYYELGWGGWWFWDPVENASFMPWLAAAALLHSSIVVEKRDALKSWTILLAIVAFSFSLLGTFLVRSGVLTSVHAFAVDPARGVFILAFLALVIGGSLTLYAWRAPKLAPSGLFGMVSRESGLILNNILLSTFAAVVLVGTLYPLVVEAMGSTQISVGPPFFEYAATVLMSPLVVALGFGPLLAWKRGRIGRTAQLLLPAFIVALFVGCFVLWQQAGGYVMSAFGLGLAAWLMTSVLLEIAERTQLFKAPKTAFRRMRALPRAQWGMSAAHMGLALIIMGVTVSETWTEEKLVLMQPGDTETVAGYTFEMQDVRPVMGPNFTAVRALFRVTKTGREITVLDPEDRVYTSPKMNTTEAAIYPLPLGDLYAVIGESAGGKKWSVRLYFKPMISFLWLGAGMMMLGGLISLSDRRQRIGVPQVKQQEALP; encoded by the coding sequence GTGATCCCAGAACTTGGCCATTTTGCGCTTATTCTGGCGCTTATGCTAGCGCTTGTGGCCGCTACGGTGCCGCATATTGGCAACCATAAAAACAGCGCGCCCCTTATGGCGCTGGCCGACAGGCTTGCGTACGGCCAATTCTTTTTAGTGGTTCTGGCGTTTTTAGCGCTTGGTTATGCCTATATCACATCTGATTTTTCTGTGGTGAATGTGGCCACAAATTCACACACCCAAAAGCCGCTTTTGTATAAAATTTCAGGTGTTTGGGGTAACCATGAGGGTAGTTTGCTGCTGTGGGTGCTTATGCTCACGCTTTTTGCGGCGGCTGTGGCGCGGCGCGGCAGGGCATTACCGCTTCGATTCCGGTCGCGGGTACTAGCGGTTCAAAGCGCCCTTGTGGTTGGGTTTTTGTTGTTCATTCTTTTAACAAGTAACCCGTTCTTGCGGCTTGACCCAGCGCCGCTTGAAGGCAACGGCCTTAATCCCTTGCTGCAGGACCCTGGCCTCGCCTTTCACCCCCCTATGTTATATTTGGGCTATGTAGGGCTGAGTGTGGCGTTTTCATTTGCGGTGGCAGCGCTTATTGAAGGGGAAGTAACACCGCTTTGGGCACGCTGGGTCCGCCCGTGGACACTAACGGCATGGATGTTCCTAACAGGGGGCATCGCGCTTGGCTCATGGTGGGCATACTACGAGCTTGGCTGGGGGGGCTGGTGGTTTTGGGACCCGGTCGAGAATGCCAGCTTTATGCCGTGGCTTGCGGCGGCGGCGCTTCTGCATTCGTCGATTGTGGTTGAAAAACGCGATGCCTTGAAAAGCTGGACAATTCTGCTTGCAATTGTGGCCTTTTCTTTCAGTTTGCTCGGTACCTTTCTGGTGCGGTCGGGTGTGTTAACATCGGTGCATGCTTTTGCAGTTGATCCAGCACGGGGTGTATTTATTCTTGCCTTTCTGGCGCTTGTAATAGGCGGCTCGCTTACGCTTTATGCGTGGCGTGCGCCAAAGCTTGCGCCGAGCGGCCTGTTTGGTATGGTCAGCCGGGAAAGTGGCCTTATCCTCAATAATATTTTGTTATCTACCTTTGCGGCTGTGGTGCTGGTGGGCACACTTTACCCGCTTGTTGTGGAAGCAATGGGTAGTACGCAAATTAGTGTTGGGCCGCCGTTCTTTGAATATGCGGCAACTGTGCTGATGAGCCCGCTTGTGGTTGCACTTGGTTTTGGCCCGCTGCTTGCCTGGAAACGGGGCCGTATTGGCCGGACAGCCCAGCTTTTGCTTCCAGCGTTTATTGTGGCCCTATTTGTGGGGTGTTTTGTACTATGGCAGCAGGCTGGCGGGTATGTGATGTCTGCGTTTGGGCTTGGGCTTGCTGCATGGCTGATGACATCTGTTTTACTTGAGATAGCAGAGCGGACCCAGCTTTTTAAGGCACCTAAAACGGCGTTTCGGCGCATGCGGGCGCTGCCGCGCGCCCAGTGGGGCATGAGCGCTGCGCATATGGGCCTTGCTCTCATTATAATGGGCGTGACAGTAAGCGAAACATGGACCGAGGAAAAACTGGTACTGATGCAGCCGGGTGACACGGAAACTGTTGCAGGCTATACGTTTGAGATGCAGGATGTACGCCCTGTTATGGGGCCAAACTTCACGGCGGTGCGCGCGCTGTTCCGTGTAACAAAAACAGGCCGGGAGATTACGGTGCTGGACCCTGAGGACAGGGTTTATACCAGCCCGAAAATGAACACCACTGAGGCTGCCATATATCCACTGCCACTTGGTGATCTTTATGCTGTTATTGGCGAATCAGCAGGCGGGAAAAAATGGTCAGTTCGGCTGTATTTTAAACCGATGATTTCGTTTTTATGGCTTGGTGCTGGCATGATGATGCTGGGGGGGCTGATCTCGCTTTCAGACCGGCGCCAGCGTATTGGTGTTCCGCAGGTAAAACAGCAGGAGGCTTTACCGTGA
- a CDS encoding phospholipase D-like domain-containing protein, translating to MNTVSWSWHGSILLAGFIFLIQIAASTHILRSKDDVRSAISWIGLVWLAPIFGLLAYLLFGISRIQRRARLSRQKRGLAPRTGTAQEPKGPTLAHSVPDSSEGLRAHARLAGKVSGSPLTEGNSISPMQGGRDAYDAMIAAIDAATKTIALTSYIFQADQAGRRFVAALTRAHERGVEIRVLVDAVGNLYDMKPVSHLLRRLGIPFALFNPARFSWRLAFFNLRTHRKILIVDGKTGFTGGMNIRRQHLEGTDGKPSVRDTHFGLKGPIVTRMAEAFADDWLFAMGEELPEKLWLPKVPPAETGITARAVADGPDEPNRKISTMMESALASARSHVRIVSPYFLPGESLLAALKMAALRGVKIDILIPGTSNIRLFNIVILTNIYPLVKAGCNLYLSNPPFDHTKLMTVDGCWALFGSSNWDARSLKLNFEFNIEAYDVAFAKKMEKWADKKLEDSRQIMLDDLKAIPLYKRIVGRILWLASPYL from the coding sequence ATGAATACGGTTTCATGGTCATGGCATGGCAGCATTTTACTTGCCGGGTTTATTTTCCTGATCCAGATCGCAGCAAGCACCCATATCCTGCGCAGCAAAGATGATGTCAGGTCTGCTATTTCGTGGATTGGCCTTGTTTGGCTGGCCCCGATCTTTGGGCTTTTAGCGTATCTGCTTTTTGGTATCAGCCGTATTCAGCGCCGAGCAAGGCTATCCCGACAAAAACGCGGACTAGCGCCCCGTACAGGTACGGCACAGGAACCAAAAGGCCCCACCTTGGCACACAGTGTGCCTGATTCCAGCGAAGGCCTTCGGGCACATGCACGGCTTGCGGGCAAGGTTAGCGGGTCTCCGCTTACCGAAGGCAATAGCATAAGTCCCATGCAAGGCGGACGCGATGCATATGACGCAATGATCGCTGCCATTGACGCCGCCACCAAAACCATTGCCCTGACATCATATATCTTTCAGGCCGATCAAGCCGGACGCAGATTTGTAGCCGCCCTGACCCGTGCCCATGAGCGCGGGGTGGAAATACGGGTACTGGTTGATGCAGTAGGCAACCTCTATGATATGAAGCCGGTGTCGCACTTGCTGCGCCGACTTGGCATTCCGTTTGCGCTTTTTAACCCTGCACGCTTTTCATGGCGGCTGGCCTTTTTCAACCTTCGCACGCATAGAAAAATACTGATTGTTGACGGAAAAACCGGCTTTACCGGTGGCATGAATATCAGACGACAACACCTAGAAGGAACAGACGGCAAGCCCAGTGTGCGCGACACACACTTTGGCCTAAAAGGGCCAATTGTAACCCGCATGGCAGAAGCGTTTGCTGATGACTGGCTTTTTGCTATGGGCGAAGAATTACCCGAAAAACTATGGCTGCCTAAAGTGCCGCCCGCTGAAACAGGTATTACTGCTCGTGCGGTCGCTGACGGACCTGATGAACCAAACAGAAAAATATCGACCATGATGGAAAGTGCATTGGCTTCTGCCCGCAGCCATGTGCGTATTGTATCGCCCTATTTTTTACCCGGTGAATCGCTTCTTGCAGCCTTAAAAATGGCCGCCCTGCGGGGGGTGAAAATAGATATATTAATACCGGGAACCAGCAATATACGGCTGTTTAATATTGTCATTCTTACCAATATTTATCCACTCGTTAAAGCTGGGTGTAATCTATATCTTTCCAACCCGCCCTTTGACCATACCAAGCTAATGACAGTGGATGGTTGTTGGGCACTTTTTGGATCATCAAATTGGGATGCCCGCTCGCTGAAGCTGAACTTTGAATTCAACATTGAAGCCTATGATGTTGCATTTGCGAAAAAGATGGAAAAATGGGCCGATAAAAAACTGGAAGATAGCAGGCAAATAATGCTCGATGACCTTAAAGCGATACCGCTTTACAAACGCATAGTAGGCAGGATCTTATGGCTAGCCAGCCCCTATCTGTAA
- the ispZ gene encoding septation protein IspZ, with amino-acid sequence MTDTESTPKPAGWPKLLIDFGPLVVFFASFKLGDIWLATATFMAASVAAMIASKILFKTISPLLKITFVIVMVMGGLTLYLQDETFVKMKLTIINSLFAAVLLFGLLRGKLYIKMVMELAFEMDDAAWRILTRNYVIFLIVMAVVNEVIWRTQTTDFWVNFKTFGYTIATIAFMATQMPMLMKYMPDDDKKS; translated from the coding sequence ATGACTGATACAGAATCCACCCCAAAACCAGCTGGCTGGCCTAAACTCCTTATTGATTTCGGGCCCCTTGTGGTTTTTTTCGCGAGCTTTAAATTGGGCGATATCTGGCTGGCAACAGCGACTTTCATGGCCGCCTCTGTTGCTGCAATGATAGCTTCAAAAATTCTTTTCAAAACCATTTCGCCGCTTTTGAAAATTACTTTCGTCATTGTAATGGTTATGGGAGGCCTAACCCTATACCTGCAGGATGAAACCTTCGTTAAAATGAAACTAACCATCATTAACAGCCTGTTTGCCGCAGTTTTGTTATTTGGCCTGCTACGCGGCAAGCTTTATATCAAAATGGTTATGGAACTGGCTTTTGAGATGGATGATGCAGCGTGGCGCATCCTGACCCGAAATTATGTGATTTTCCTGATTGTGATGGCTGTGGTGAACGAAGTGATATGGCGTACCCAAACAACAGACTTTTGGGTAAACTTTAAAACCTTCGGCTATACAATCGCCACCATCGCTTTTATGGCCACCCAAATGCCTATGCTGATGAAATACATGCCTGATGACGACAAAAAAAGCTAA
- the ccmI gene encoding c-type cytochrome biogenesis protein CcmI, whose product MNPIVLWCLIALLAVFAFWLISFRAHNRTAQNIAADPIEHFKKQLQDLEQDESRGIITPESARSARLEIERRILRVAAKEHDPALVAENSKTVFLGIACGVVAAAFGIYAYLGSPGVEAAPGERISLREAEIQEGGPTFGEAIEKIQQRLQIEPDSIEGLGFLVTLSRSVGDFKETVDALHALTGLQPEETRWRIETLETYLAAGGGSFMPATKLVLDDLLHHAPDHPAGQYYLGLVRLEDGDKEGAKAIWTALADRSSPDAPWMPTLNSRLAELGINPPKLSGDQVAAVNDMSPEERAAFIESMMDRLKARLEETPNDPAGWLMLARSQAATGDKAAATATLQQALRILPAERTADIKAFLDNLAENGNP is encoded by the coding sequence ATGAACCCGATTGTATTATGGTGCTTAATAGCACTGCTCGCGGTCTTTGCTTTCTGGCTGATTAGTTTCAGGGCGCATAATCGTACGGCTCAAAATATAGCGGCTGATCCAATCGAACATTTCAAAAAACAGCTACAGGACCTGGAGCAAGACGAATCGCGGGGAATCATTACGCCTGAGTCTGCACGGTCGGCGCGATTGGAAATTGAAAGGCGTATTTTGCGGGTTGCGGCCAAGGAGCATGACCCGGCTTTGGTGGCTGAAAATAGCAAAACCGTATTTTTGGGTATTGCATGCGGGGTGGTTGCGGCAGCGTTTGGTATATACGCCTATCTTGGTAGCCCTGGTGTGGAGGCAGCGCCAGGTGAACGTATCAGCTTGCGTGAAGCTGAAATTCAGGAAGGTGGTCCAACCTTTGGTGAAGCGATTGAAAAAATACAGCAGCGCCTGCAAATAGAACCGGATAGTATTGAAGGGCTGGGTTTTCTAGTTACGCTATCGCGCTCAGTAGGTGACTTTAAGGAAACTGTGGATGCCCTTCATGCCCTTACGGGTTTGCAGCCCGAGGAAACACGCTGGCGTATTGAAACACTGGAAACATATTTGGCAGCGGGCGGCGGCAGTTTTATGCCTGCCACCAAACTGGTATTAGACGACCTGCTGCACCACGCGCCTGACCATCCGGCAGGGCAGTATTATTTAGGTTTAGTGCGCCTTGAAGACGGCGACAAAGAAGGTGCAAAGGCTATATGGACAGCACTTGCAGACCGCTCTAGCCCGGATGCGCCGTGGATGCCCACTTTGAATAGCCGTCTTGCTGAACTCGGGATTAACCCGCCAAAGCTGAGCGGTGACCAAGTGGCGGCTGTGAATGATATGAGCCCTGAAGAAAGGGCGGCTTTTATCGAATCGATGATGGACCGCTTAAAAGCCCGGCTTGAGGAAACCCCAAATGACCCGGCAGGCTGGTTAATGCTTGCGCGGTCGCAAGCGGCAACAGGTGATAAGGCGGCCGCCACGGCAACCCTGCAGCAAGCTTTGCGGATTTTGCCCGCAGAACGCACAGCAGATATTAAGGCATTTCTTGACAATCTTGCTGAAAACGGGAATCCTTAA
- the ccmA gene encoding heme ABC exporter ATP-binding protein CcmA: MKTQKTARTAAIYLAVNGLQCRRGGRTVFSGVSCEARAGDLVHLVGPNGSGKTTLLRVLAGLLPFQAGSIAVDAVPLRAQDIPMTAAFLHAGHQNGLKKILTLRDNCALFYKLMTGETLDEERLYKAADHFNLSLLIDQPVKFFSSGQAHRASLMRFMLVDRPIWLMDEPTVGLDKANRDQLKSMMQQHLAGGGCIIAASHDPLGLPSIELDMTRFEPAHPAEGYWS; encoded by the coding sequence ATGAAAACACAGAAGACAGCAAGAACGGCGGCTATATATTTAGCTGTAAACGGCCTGCAATGCAGGCGCGGTGGCCGTACGGTTTTTTCTGGCGTCTCGTGTGAGGCACGGGCCGGTGATTTGGTGCATCTTGTGGGCCCAAACGGTAGCGGCAAAACCACATTGCTGCGCGTTCTTGCCGGGCTGTTACCTTTTCAGGCAGGCTCAATAGCGGTTGATGCCGTGCCGCTTCGTGCACAGGATATTCCCATGACAGCGGCTTTTTTGCACGCAGGCCACCAGAATGGGTTAAAAAAAATCCTCACCCTTAGGGATAACTGTGCCCTATTTTATAAGCTGATGACAGGTGAAACGCTCGATGAAGAGCGCCTTTATAAGGCCGCTGACCATTTTAACCTGAGCCTGTTAATAGACCAGCCGGTAAAGTTTTTCTCAAGCGGACAGGCACACCGTGCCAGCCTTATGCGGTTTATGCTGGTTGACCGCCCTATCTGGTTAATGGACGAGCCAACAGTTGGGCTTGATAAGGCTAACCGCGACCAATTGAAATCCATGATGCAGCAGCATCTGGCCGGTGGTGGCTGTATCATCGCGGCTTCTCATGATCCCCTTGGGCTGCCCTCAATCGAGCTTGATATGACGCGTTTTGAGCCGGCCCACCCTGCCGAAGGATACTGGTCATGA
- a CDS encoding cytochrome c-type biogenesis protein, protein MRRLFSALILVVSVALPLLAVAVDEKPLADPRQEAVARSLMKEIRCLVCQNQSIEDSNADLAKDLRQVVRERVAIGDSPKNVRAYLVDRYGDWVLLEPPFKKSTYFLWLSPFLFLLAIGIGILLARRRHTVPPAPLSTDEQVKLNALLDSKESRK, encoded by the coding sequence ATGAGACGGCTTTTCTCTGCACTGATACTGGTTGTAAGTGTTGCCTTGCCGCTGTTGGCTGTGGCTGTTGATGAAAAACCGCTTGCAGACCCACGTCAAGAAGCTGTTGCCAGAAGCTTGATGAAAGAAATCCGTTGTCTGGTGTGCCAAAACCAGTCGATTGAAGATTCAAATGCTGATTTAGCAAAAGATTTGCGGCAAGTGGTACGGGAACGGGTAGCAATAGGCGATAGCCCTAAGAATGTACGGGCCTATCTGGTTGACCGGTACGGTGACTGGGTTTTGCTGGAGCCGCCTTTTAAAAAATCCACCTATTTTCTCTGGTTGTCGCCGTTTCTGTTTTTGCTGGCTATTGGTATAGGCATTCTTTTGGCACGGCGCAGGCACACTGTGCCACCTGCACCCCTTAGCACAGACGAACAGGTAAAACTTAATGCCTTGCTCGATAGTAAGGAGAGCCGCAAATGA
- a CDS encoding class I SAM-dependent methyltransferase, with protein sequence MAVHDALKAPVASKLMLSEKGREAHYAGRLSVDVLARIEALMPPNATKTAETGCGCSTIFFSNIAKSHTVFCLDDRNQGDRSSVVYFEKSPLFQAENVERVYGPTQITMPTFEHQGLYDCVLIDGPHGYPFPDLEYYYFYPHVKEGGLLVIDDVQIASIGRMADIIQEDAMWEFVEMARLTAIFRRTSAPKVPVDGDNWWKQAYNQRRKMPDQPQYLGDGKVFMPFEERVRLYRESLTKKPTGKKKVPKKKSLFKRLLGR encoded by the coding sequence ATGGCTGTGCATGATGCACTTAAGGCACCTGTTGCTTCAAAATTAATGCTGTCAGAAAAGGGCAGAGAAGCCCATTATGCAGGGCGTTTGTCGGTTGATGTGTTGGCAAGAATTGAAGCCTTGATGCCACCTAACGCGACCAAAACCGCCGAAACAGGCTGTGGGTGTTCGACAATTTTTTTCTCGAATATTGCAAAAAGTCATACTGTCTTTTGCCTTGATGATCGCAATCAGGGAGACCGTTCCAGCGTTGTATATTTTGAGAAGTCACCGCTTTTTCAGGCCGAGAATGTTGAGCGGGTGTACGGCCCGACACAAATAACCATGCCCACATTCGAGCATCAGGGTTTATATGATTGTGTCTTGATAGATGGCCCCCACGGCTACCCTTTTCCGGATCTGGAATATTATTATTTTTACCCACATGTAAAAGAAGGTGGTTTGCTGGTTATTGATGATGTGCAAATTGCCTCTATTGGCCGCATGGCTGATATCATTCAGGAAGACGCCATGTGGGAATTTGTCGAGATGGCGCGTCTGACAGCTATCTTTCGCCGTACGTCGGCCCCAAAGGTGCCGGTGGACGGTGATAATTGGTGGAAACAAGCTTATAATCAACGCAGAAAAATGCCTGACCAGCCCCAATACCTAGGTGATGGTAAAGTCTTTATGCCTTTTGAAGAGAGAGTAAGACTTTACCGGGAAAGCCTTACTAAAAAGCCGACAGGAAAAAAGAAGGTGCCTAAAAAGAAAAGCCTCTTTAAAAGGCTTTTGGGGCGTTAG
- a CDS encoding NUDIX hydrolase yields MTTVYTDNFIHQIPEGDDHKRMVCADCGFIAYENPKIIAGSVVMCGDKVLLCRRAIHPQKGKWTIPAGFLEMGETPAEGAAREAWEEARAKITIRDLLAIYTVKRISQVQMMYRAYLPEPVFEPGPESLEVVLFDWADIPWADLAFPSVHWALHHFQAVEGKQGFAPFSNPEGWEQA; encoded by the coding sequence ATGACAACAGTTTACACCGATAATTTTATACACCAGATCCCTGAAGGGGATGATCACAAGCGCATGGTTTGCGCTGACTGTGGTTTTATTGCTTATGAAAATCCAAAGATAATTGCTGGGTCTGTTGTCATGTGCGGCGATAAAGTGCTGTTGTGCCGGCGCGCTATCCACCCGCAAAAAGGCAAATGGACTATCCCTGCGGGCTTCTTGGAAATGGGCGAGACCCCAGCGGAAGGGGCCGCACGTGAAGCATGGGAAGAGGCCCGTGCCAAAATTACAATTCGGGATCTGTTGGCAATTTATACTGTGAAGCGCATAAGTCAGGTGCAGATGATGTACCGTGCTTACCTTCCTGAGCCTGTATTTGAACCCGGCCCCGAAAGCCTTGAGGTAGTGCTCTTTGACTGGGCTGACATCCCGTGGGCTGACCTTGCTTTTCCCAGTGTGCACTGGGCACTTCATCATTTTCAGGCAGTTGAAGGCAAACAGGGTTTTGCCCCGTTCAGCAACCCTGAAGGGTGGGAACAGGCTTAG